Proteins encoded together in one Planctomyces sp. SH-PL14 window:
- a CDS encoding L28 family ribosomal protein: MSTLKKNKRIKRAKKAAIYGDLKPVLGNSLTQRGKAKYLGGNGRKTTGIARRQFKQNLQEVRVVEDGKTVRRRVPVKMLRSGLIQKPVVREPFTIEEAK, encoded by the coding sequence ATGAGCACGCTCAAGAAGAACAAACGGATCAAGCGAGCCAAGAAGGCGGCGATTTACGGCGACCTCAAGCCGGTGCTCGGAAACTCGCTGACCCAGCGCGGTAAGGCCAAGTACCTCGGCGGTAACGGTCGCAAGACGACTGGCATCGCCCGCCGCCAGTTCAAGCAGAACCTCCAGGAAGTCCGTGTCGTCGAAGACGGCAAGACGGTCCGCCGTCGGGTTCCGGTCAAGATGCTTCGCAGCGGCCTGATTCAGAAGCCGGTCGTTCGCGAGCCGTTCACGATCGAAGAAGCCAAGTAA
- a CDS encoding aspartate kinase — MSIIVQKFGGTSVATAEKILSAAKRAIDLTKRGHQVVMVVSARGKKTDELITLAEEITKTPAPREMDMLLSIGEQETVALMAMAIHTLGEKAVSLTGGQIGIVTDSTHTKSRIRKISTDRLRKHLDEGAIVVACGFQGVDEDGNITTLGRGGSDTTASALAAVLQAEECEIYTDVNGVYTTDPRVVPEARRIGTISYDDMLEMASLGAGVMHSRSIEFAKKFNVKLRVKPAYSTEDGTLIAPVGDDIDRPVTGLAIVKNEARVTLKGIPDRPGVMGTVFSKLAARKIPIDMVVQNVVSDGKAEVTFTVPEGDLAGTLTAAQEAVNEVGSGTVVSGTNVSKVSAVGTGMRTNTGVAAQMFRRLAEAGVNIQMITTSDIKISVLVDRNLSQAALRAVHQGFELDKAAVAATQPKAPKLAARDEKALQTAVADRLSNMEDIVVSDILHDDSQSRVTLHNVPDRPGLCAEIFETVARENLLVDMIVQNIGENGTTEVSFTVPRADLEKCLTTVGKLLERLHGAYVSHDRDISTLSVMGIGLRTHTGVGEKMFRCLAEAGINIKLINTSEIRISAVIDRKQGALGLERLVAAFGVAP; from the coding sequence GTGTCGATCATCGTTCAGAAGTTCGGGGGAACCAGCGTCGCCACTGCCGAGAAGATCCTCTCGGCCGCCAAGCGGGCGATCGATCTGACGAAACGCGGGCACCAGGTCGTGATGGTCGTCAGCGCCCGGGGCAAGAAGACCGACGAGCTCATTACGCTGGCCGAAGAGATCACCAAGACGCCCGCTCCCCGCGAGATGGACATGCTCCTCTCGATCGGCGAGCAGGAGACGGTCGCCCTGATGGCGATGGCGATCCACACGCTCGGGGAGAAGGCGGTCAGCCTCACCGGCGGCCAGATCGGGATCGTGACGGACTCGACCCACACCAAGTCGCGGATCCGCAAGATCAGCACCGACCGCCTGCGAAAGCACCTCGACGAAGGGGCGATCGTCGTTGCCTGCGGGTTTCAGGGGGTCGACGAGGACGGAAACATCACGACCCTCGGCCGCGGCGGCAGCGACACGACCGCGTCCGCGCTTGCCGCCGTCCTCCAGGCCGAGGAATGCGAGATCTACACCGACGTCAACGGCGTCTATACGACTGATCCGCGGGTCGTCCCGGAAGCCCGCCGGATCGGGACGATTTCCTACGACGACATGCTGGAGATGGCGAGCCTGGGAGCGGGCGTCATGCACTCCCGGTCGATCGAGTTCGCCAAGAAGTTCAACGTGAAGCTCCGCGTGAAGCCGGCCTACTCGACGGAGGATGGGACGCTCATCGCTCCGGTCGGGGATGACATCGACCGGCCTGTCACAGGGCTGGCGATCGTCAAGAACGAGGCCCGCGTCACGCTCAAGGGAATTCCCGACCGCCCGGGGGTTATGGGGACGGTCTTTTCCAAGCTCGCCGCCCGGAAGATCCCGATCGACATGGTCGTGCAGAACGTCGTTTCCGACGGCAAGGCGGAGGTGACTTTCACGGTTCCCGAGGGAGACCTCGCCGGGACCCTGACCGCGGCCCAGGAGGCGGTGAACGAAGTCGGCTCCGGAACGGTCGTCAGCGGGACGAATGTCTCGAAGGTCTCCGCCGTCGGGACCGGGATGAGGACCAACACCGGCGTCGCGGCCCAGATGTTCCGCCGGCTGGCGGAAGCGGGGGTCAACATCCAGATGATCACGACCAGCGACATCAAGATTTCGGTCCTGGTCGACCGGAACCTGAGCCAGGCGGCCCTGCGGGCGGTCCATCAGGGCTTCGAACTCGACAAGGCGGCGGTGGCGGCGACGCAGCCCAAGGCTCCGAAGCTGGCGGCCCGCGACGAGAAGGCGCTGCAGACGGCGGTTGCGGACCGGCTATCGAATATGGAAGACATCGTCGTGAGCGACATCCTCCATGACGACAGCCAGTCGCGGGTGACGCTGCACAACGTTCCGGACCGGCCGGGGCTTTGCGCCGAGATCTTCGAGACGGTCGCCCGGGAGAACCTCCTGGTCGACATGATCGTCCAGAACATCGGCGAGAACGGGACGACCGAGGTGTCCTTCACCGTGCCCCGCGCGGATCTCGAGAAGTGCCTGACAACCGTGGGCAAGCTGCTGGAGCGGCTGCACGGTGCGTATGTCTCTCACGACAGGGACATTTCGACCCTGTCGGTGATGGGGATCGGCCTGCGGACCCACACCGGGGTGGGCGAGAAGATGTTCCGCTGCCTGGCGGAGGCGGGGATCAACATCAAGCTCATCAACACGAGCGAGATCCGGATCAGTGCCGTGATCGATCGGAAGCAGGGTGCATTGGGGCTGGAGCGGCTCGTTGCGGCGTTCGGCGTCGCCCCCTGA